A segment of the Nitrospira sp. genome:
CACTCCCCAGCATAGTCTACCCCGATACGCGGATGGCAGTTGAGCAAGCCGTCCTGGAGGGCCTCGCCGCGATCCTCAAACCAGAGGGACTGGCCGAGCGTCAGATCGCAACGATTCAGCCGGCGGTCGATATCGAACGCGCGGGTCAACCGTCCTGGTCCATCGATGAGTGTCCCTTCGCATTCCACCGCTCGCAGAAGGATCGCCGCCGGAAATCCTTCCTGTTCCGTGACCACATTCAGCATTTCATACATGCCATAGCAAAGGTAGACATAGGCATGGCCGGGCGGACCGAACAACACGTCCGTTCGTACCGTCCGTCCCTTCGAAGCATGACAGGCCTTATCCTCCGTGCCGATGTAGGCCTCCACTTCGATGATTCTTCCACTCGTCAGCCGACCGTCTCGCTCACGCAGGAGATACTTTCCGACCAACGAACGAGCCACGTCGAGGGTCGGTCGATTGAAATACTCACGAGGCAAGATCATCGCCACTCCAAAGCAACGTATCCAGACGAGCTCGAATCGTAAATGTTCATGAGCCGTCGTTTCAATCGAGGGGAAGTGGCCGGCTCAAAAATATTGGGTGATGCCCACCTGCACCAACCAATTCTGAACCGGCACGAACAGATGCGCGGCGTCCACCCTCAACAGGGTATTGGATAAAAATGTTGGGATCACGCGCAGGCCAGCCCCAACATTGACCGCGCCTTGCCAGGCCCGCACCTGCCCGGTTTCCGTGAACGACTCAAAGGCTCCGGCGTCCGAGAACAGGACACCTTGTAGAGCCCACCGTGGCGCAACCTTGACCGCGTGACGAAGTTCAACATTCGCATAGCTGTGTGTCCGGTTGCGATACAGATTGTCGGAAAGCCCCCGAACCCCGGTGATACTGCCGAGTAGCAGGCTATGGTTGGGATTGCCGCTGTTGTTGACGGCCTCAGCCACGGCGTTGATCATGGCGACGCTGGTCTCTCCCAACGGAATCGCCTGGAGATAGCGCACCTTGACCTCATGACGCTGTTGATTCGCTCCGAAGAAAAAACCTGGGCGGAACTCCAGCGCAAGCCGATAGCCGGACGGAACGAGATCGTGCCAATGATAGCGATCCCACGTCAACTCGGGTATCAGTCCCACATAGAAGCCATCGGCCGGCCGAGCGCTGCCTTTCTCCTCCTCCACCGACTCCCGATACATTTTCAGCACCACTTCATACCGCAACGGCGAGCCATAGCCATACGGGCCCTTCAACTCGACTTCTCCTCCTATGCGATTGCGCGTCCACGATGTACCGGAGTCGGCAAATCGAATGCCGTTAGAACTATATGAGCCTTTCAGTTCTTTGGCCCATCGGTCCGGCTCAAACGCATGTTGCGAGAGCCACACATCGACATTGGGGCCTCGCTGGCTGTAGTTGAATTGGGCACCCAACTGAGTGGCCGATCCCCCAATATTGTATTCCACCAGACCAAACGTCGCATTGAGGTCCTTGATA
Coding sequences within it:
- a CDS encoding DNA-3-methyladenine glycosylase, which encodes MAMILPREYFNRPTLDVARSLVGKYLLRERDGRLTSGRIIEVEAYIGTEDKACHASKGRTVRTDVLFGPPGHAYVYLCYGMYEMLNVVTEQEGFPAAILLRAVECEGTLIDGPGRLTRAFDIDRRLNRCDLTLGQSLWFEDRGEALQDGLLNCHPRIGVDYAGEWAHKPWRFRLETETSSPRRPNVKRSLPKK